The Halorussus rarus genome includes the window GCAGTGGAAGTACCGCGCGTTCCTCCCCGTGCCGGCGGACGCCGACCCGGTCACGCTCGGCGAGGGCGGGACCGACCTGCTCGACGCGCCCCGGCTGGGCGAGGCGCTGGGCGTCGACGCGCGAGTCAAGGACGACGGCCGGAATCCGACGGGCGTGCTGAAGGACCGCGCGACGTCGGTGTCGGTGACGAAGGCCCGGGAGTTCGACCGCGAGGTCGTCACGTGCGCGTCGACGGGAAACGCCGCGGCCTCGCTGGCCGGCTACGCCGCTCGCGCCGGTCTGGACTGCCGACTGTTCGTCCCGGGCGACGCGCCGGCGGGGAAGCTCGCCCAGCCGCTCGTCTACGGGGCGGACGTCCTCGGCGTCGAGGGGAGCTACGACGAGGTCTACGACCTCAGCATGGCGGCGACCGACCGGTTCGGCTGGTACAACCGGAACGCCGCGGTCAACCCGTTCCAGGTCGAGGGCAAGCGCACCGTCGGCCACGAACTCGCCGAACAGACCCGCGGCGACGTCCCCGACTGGGTTGTGTTCTCGATGGGCGACGGCTGCACGATCGCCGGCGGGTGGAAGGGGTTCCGCGAGTTCGCCGACCTCGGCTACGTCGACGAGACCCCGAAACTGCTCGGCGTGCAGGCCGAGGGCGCGAGCGCCATCCACGACGCGTTCCACGAGCACGGGGACGCCGACGATGTCGCGGAGACGCTCGCCGACAGCATCGCGGTCGGTCGCCCCCGCAACACGGTCAAGGCGTGCACGGCGCTCGACGAGAGCGGTGGGACGTCTGTGACCGTGAGCGACTCGGAGATACTGGACGCCGAGGCGCTCCTGGGTCGCACCGAGGGAATCTACGCGGAGCCCGCGGGCGCGGCGCCGGTCGCCGGCGTTCGGAAGGCCCGCACCGAGGGCGTCATCGAGGCGGGCGAATCGGTCGTGGTGGTCGTGACCGGCAACGGGCTGAAGGACACCGAGAGCGCGATGCGGGCGGCGGGCGAGGTCGAGTCCATCGCACCGGATATCGATGATGTCATCGAGCGCTACGGGGCAGACGGTGGGATCGCCGAATGAGGACCGGCTTCCGTCGGCTTCTCGTCCGGTTCCGTAGCGCGGTCAGAGGAGACGTTGGCGACGATTTCGCTCTCGTCAAGGATGTAGTGGTGTCGAGCATATTGTCGTCCACTTTTCGAGCGCAGTCGACTCAAGCAGCCGAACCCTTATACTGCTCATGCCGTAACTACGACTATAATGGCCAGTTCGTCGCAGGACGGGGGTGCACACGATAGTGAGATCCGCTTGTGGCGTGAGGACGACTGGTGGATTGCGAAAGACGTCGACACGGGTGTGACCTCTCAAGGGCGATCTCGAGAAACTGCGCTGGAAAACCTCGACGAGGCTGTCGCGCTTCACAGAGACGAAATCGGTCGTGAGCCGACCGACGAGGAACTCCGCGACTTAGGGATTGACCCGGCAGAGAACTCGACGGGTGACGAACAGCCACCGGACGTCCTCGAGTAGTCGATGGGACGGCGCACGTTCTCCGGGATGGAAGTCGTGAAGGTGCTGGTAAACGCCGGCGGGTTCGAGTGGCGACGGACAGTCGGTGATCACGCCCAGCTGTACTACGAACACCCAACGAACGAAGACGACCGCCGACGAGTGACGGTTCCGCTGCACGACGAACTCCGGACGGGGACGCTCCGGGAAATCGCCGAAAGCGCTGGTGCCAAGGACTTCGAGGCGTTCTGTGACTGGGTCGACCACAACGCGTAGTCGCACCGCAACTCACCGTCGCTCTGTCACCACGACCGAGCAGGACTGCCAGCGCGTCACGCGTCGGTGTCGCCGCTCGATTCCGGCGGAACGCGAGGATACGACTGGCGGTGCCCGGTGGAGTTTCGCGCGAGTATTTGGGTGAGGGCGCCCGTGCGGCCGTCCGACCGCTCCTCCGTTCGCTCGTCGTAGTAGAGGACAGTCAGGTCCAGGCAGGCGTGGAGGAGTTCGTTCGCGGCGAACCGGTAGCGGTCGCCGCTGGGGCCCGAGTCTACGGGGTCGGACGTGCGCAGGTGGTGCTGGACGAAGAGGACGCCGCCGGGCGCGAGCGCCTCCGTGATGTCCGGAAAGCGGTCGACCGCGCGGTAGAAGCTGATCGTGATGACGTCATAGGTCGCGTCCGGGAACCCGTACGTCGGCACGTCCGCTTGAATCCAGTTCGTCCGGTCCGCGACGCCGCGGTCGACCGCGTTCTCGCGGGCGATCTCCAGCCCCGCCCGCGACTGGTCGATGCCGTCGACCTGATAGCCGTGCGCGGCCAGGAACACCGCGTTGCGGCCCGTGCCCGTCGCGACGTCGAGCGCTCGGCCGTCCGGGAGCGCATCGATATATCTGCGGAGCACCGGCGACGTCTCCGGATTCTGGGGGTACTCACCCTCGCGAAAGCGTTCGTCCCACATCGTCATACGGGAACTAGGGGAGGAGAGCACGTCAAAGGTCGGGACGGTTCGCCGAACTGCGCGTTGCAACTGAGATACTGAGCGCGTCGGTGTATTGCGATATCGCTACCAAGTTAACCCTTCGTAGGTCAGACCGTCGCGGCGGTCGACGATTCTGCGGCCGTCCACGACGACCGAGTCGGCCATCGCGTCGAACTCGTCGTCGAGCGCCGCGAACTCGTCCCAGTCAGTGACGACCAGCGCGCCGTGGGCGTCGGCGAGCGCCGCCGCGGCCGAGTCGGCGTACTCGACGTCGGGGAAGCGCTCGCGCATGTTCTCGGTGGCGACCGGATCGTAGGCCACGACTTCGGCATCGCGTTCCTGGAGGCCCTCGATGATGGGGATGGCCCGGGAGTTGCGGGTGTCGTCGGTGCCGGGCTTGAAGGCGAGGCCGAGGACGGCGACGCGTCTGCCGGCGTGATCGACGTGGCGTTCGAGCAGGTCGAGCATGCGCTCGGGCTGCTTGTCGTTGACCTCGACCGCGGCGTCGAGCAGAGTCGGCTCGTAGTCGGCGTCGCGGGCGGCGGCGATGAGCGCGGCGGTGTCCTTCGGGAAGCAGCTGCCGCCCCAGCCGACGCCCGACCGGAGGAAGCGCTCGCCGATGCGGTCGTCGAGGCCGATGGCCTCCATGACCTCGTAGGCGTCGACGCCGTACTCCTTGCAGACGTTCCCGAGTTCGTTGACGAGGCTGACCTTCGTGGCGAGGAAGGCGTTGTTGGCGTACTTGATCATCTCGGCTTCGCGGAGGCCGGTCTCGACGAGCGCGGCGTCCGAGTCGGCGAGCAGCGGGTCGAAGACCTCTCGGAGGCGTTCGTTGGCGAGGTCGGTTCGCGTGCCGAAGACGACTTTGTCCGGGTTCTGGAAGTCCTCGACTGCGCTCCCCTCGCGGAGGAACTCGGGGTTCATCGCGACGTGGGTGTCTTGGTCGAGCGTCTTGCCCGAGGTTTCCTCGAGAATCGGGGCGATGGTGTCCTCGGTGGTGCCCGGAACGACGGTGGACTTGACGACGACGACGTGCGGGTCGTCCTTCGCAGCGAGTGCCTCGCCGAGCGACCGCGCGCCGGCTTCCATGATGTCGAGATCGATGCTGCCGTCGTCTCGCGAGGGCGTGGGGAGTGCGAGGAACGTGACGTCGGTGTCGCGGACCGCGGCGTAGTCGGTGGTCGCGTTGAGTTGGTTGCCGCCGTACTCGGCGACGAGGTCGTCGAGGCCCGGTTCGTGAATCGGGGCTTCGCCCGCGTTGATTGAGTCGACGGTTGACTCGTCGATGTCGACGTTCGTTACCTCGTGGCCGTAGTCGGCGAGGCAGGCGGCGACGGTGGTGCCGACGTAGCCGCTGCCGACGATGCTGACGTTCATTAGGAAATTAGTCTGCGTCGCTGGCCTTGAGCGTTCGGATGCCCGACTAAATGACCCCACCCTTGCGTTGGTCAACTGAATGGGACACGCCGTCACGGATACTGCCACTCCCGACGATTTGTACGCTCACCTACGACGTCCCTCGAAAACGCTCTTACGGCTCGAATCGGCGGCGACGTAGTCCCAATTGGGCCGTTAGAACTCCAGATTGCCTACAAACTACACCTCGGCGCGCAGAAGGACATCGAGGATGCGGTCCACCTCTACACGCTTTTCGAGGAAAGCCTTAGTGTCTCCCACCTCGAAGAGTGGGTAACACGACTCGACGTCGAAGACGAATATGAGCGACTCAAACGCGCGTGAGCAGCTCGACGCGAAGCACGAACGCAACCGTGAGCAGCGCATCGAGGGTATCAAGCGCTGGGTCGAGTACATTCAATCAGAGCCACCGGAGACGTGGGGGCCGCAACAGAACGCGGTCGTCAACGACCAACTTGACGCCGCCCAAAGCGTGCAGATGTCAGCCGATCACCAGCAACAGGTGGCGGACATAGCGAAGGAAATCGTCGAAGCACGAGACGCTTCCGGCGAATCGTCGGAGTAGTCTGAGGATTGGAAGCGGGCTTGCTGCGATTTCAAGACTAAGGTATTTAGTACCCTCGTACGAGTCGAAGATACATGAAAGCCGTCGTGCTCGCTGCCGGTGAGGGAACTCGCCTGCGGCCGCTGACCGAAGACAAACCCAAGGGGATGGTCGAAGTCGACGGAAAACCAATCCTGTCCCACTGTTTCGAACAACTGGCCGAACTCGGGGCGGACGAGTTCGTCGTGGTGGTGGGCTACCGCAAGCAGGACATCATCAGCCACTACGGCGACGCGTTCGAGGGCGTTCCGATCACGTACGCCCACCAGCGCGAGCAGAAGGGGCTGGCGCACGCCCTGTTGACCGTTGAGGAGCACATCGACGACGACTTCATGCTGATCCTCGGCGACAACATCTTCGACGCAAATCTGGGTGACGTAGTCAAGCGCCAGCGCGAGGATCGTGCGGATGCCGCGTTCCTCACCGAGGAGGTCCCGTACGAGGAGGCCGGCCGGTACGGGGTCTGCGACACGAACGACTACGGCGAGATTACGGACGTAGTCGAGAAGCCCGAGGACCCGCCGTCGAATCTGGTGATGACCGGGTTTTACACGTTCACACCCGCCATTTTCCATGCGTGCCATCTGGTTCAGCCGTCGAACCGCGGCGAGTACGAGATCAGTGAAGCAATCGACCTGCTGATTCAGAGCGGGCGGACCATCGACGCGATTCGGATGGACGGCTGGCGCGTCGACGTCGGCTACCCCGAGGACCGTGACCGGGCGGAGCGGCTGCTCCGTGGCGAGGACGTCGAACCGGAGTCCGACTCGGCCGAAGCGTAGACACCATTCTCATTCCGTCGCAGAATTACGTCTTGATGGACCCGCCAGAGGTCGATTATAGTAGAAGGACTATCAAACAACTAATCCCAGAACGCCTGAATTCGAGCATCCAGCTCCTTCAAGACCGTCGTTAACACATCCCGCCAATCATTTGAATAGTTTTCGTCCTTCCCTGGCGTTGCTGCATCCGGCGGTGGATGAAAGTGGTCTCGCGAGTTGTGATCGTTCAGATGGCGGTCCCACCGACACTCCCACGATTTCTCATCACCGTACTGCTCGGAGTAGTGGACGCTGAAATCGTTCGTTTCGAACCACCGGATTCGAAGATACACACGGTCGATGCCTGACGGAAAATACCCCGTATCGTGTTCGGCCACCACTGAGTTGAGAGCGTACTCCGGCCGAGAGACGACCCCGTCGAACCGGCTACTCCCCCGGAGACGCCGAGCAACCCGCTCGAGTACTTCAGTATCGACTGCACCGACGTCTCCATTCGACTCGTCCTCAGGCATCGATACGCCCGACGTCCCCACCCGGCGTATATTCGTCTCGGCGTGCCGCATCCAACAACGCCGCTCGCTGTTCTAGCGTCTTCCATTCGGAGAGTGCTTCCCACACTTCCTCTACCTCCCCGTCACGGTTCGTGTCTACCAACGATACCTGATTCGGACTGTTCGCGTCGAACTGCTCTCGGTACTCTCTGGCAGCCTCTATTGTCTCCGCGAGTTCCTCAACAATTTCCTCCTCCGAATACTGGTTCCGGATCTGCTCGACTCTGCGCCACCGCAGATACGAGTCGTTCCGCACGTATCTGACGGGCCGGCCGACGATCTCTCTGACCATCCCCATCGACGCGAACCACTCCAGATAATCCCGTGCAGTCTCCGTATCACAGTCGGCTCTGTCAGCTATCGTCGAGACCTTGGTCGGTTCGCGCAACTGCAGTACGACGTCGAGCATCCGCTCTCGCGTCGACCCGCCTTCCAGCACCTCCTCCGGGTCGGCCCACTCGTCGAAGTCAGGCGGTTCCTCATCGGTATCGCGAACATCACCGGGAGTATCGGTCAAATCCATCCCTCCTCACCTCTCTACGAGAACTAAGCTATGATCGGTGAAATATCTACCGCTAACTGAATTATTCCAGTATATCTGGCGTGGTGGTAGCGATGAATATGCCGAGACGGTGTAACGGGGAGGCGGGGAAGAAGGAAAGAGACGCTCACAAGGGAACGTAAACTCGGGTCGCACTATGCCTCGATAAGTTCGACCAGATTGTCCTCGGGGTCCCGGAGGAACAGGATTCGCGTCCCGCTGACGGTCGTCTTGGGCTCACTCAGCGTTTGGACGTCGGACGGAAGGTCTTCGTAGAAATCGTCAAGGTCGTCGACCACGAGGCCGAGGTGTTTTGCGCCAGGCTGGTTGACGTGTTCGGTGTCGCGGTCCTCGCCCTCGGGGTCGTACTCGACGAGTTCGACGCGGGCCGACCCGGCGTCGAGGTGGGCGAAGTTCCCAGTCGCCCCCTCAACGTCGACGCCTTCCGAGAAGGTCTCTCCGGACACCGAGAAGCGGTCAAGCATGTCGAGACCGAGCGTCTCCTCGTAGAACTCTACTGCACGGTCAAGGTCCGTTACCGTCACGCCAAAGTGATGTGCAGATGGTTCCGTCATGTATCATACCGAGAGAGATACTGGGAAAGGTCTGTCCCTGTATTTGGGTACCTGAGTTGAATCACTTGAGGTAGATTTATGTCTAGTGACGGAAGGGCTCAGTGTATGTCACGACTCCCGTTTCCGTTGGTTCCACGTTGGCTTCGGTGGACCGGTGTATTGGCAGTTGCGACCGTGATCGTATACTTCTCCGTGTTCCAGACTGTTCCTGCGCCGCCGAGCGGTCCGATGGGTTTGGCCCAGATCTGGGACAAGAAGCTCCATTTTGCCGCGTATGCTGGCTTTGCGTACTCGCTCGCGTATGCAACCGTCGAGTCTCGCGACCGTCCGCGAAGACGGATTGGCGGTGTTCTCGCCACCGCGTTACTGTTCGGACTGGCAATTGAGCTCGTACAAGGGCCACTCCC containing:
- the aglF gene encoding UTP--glucose-1-phosphate uridylyltransferase AglF, with the translated sequence MKAVVLAAGEGTRLRPLTEDKPKGMVEVDGKPILSHCFEQLAELGADEFVVVVGYRKQDIISHYGDAFEGVPITYAHQREQKGLAHALLTVEEHIDDDFMLILGDNIFDANLGDVVKRQREDRADAAFLTEEVPYEEAGRYGVCDTNDYGEITDVVEKPEDPPSNLVMTGFYTFTPAIFHACHLVQPSNRGEYEISEAIDLLIQSGRTIDAIRMDGWRVDVGYPEDRDRAERLLRGEDVEPESDSAEA
- a CDS encoding type II toxin-antitoxin system HicA family toxin; the protein is MGRRTFSGMEVVKVLVNAGGFEWRRTVGDHAQLYYEHPTNEDDRRRVTVPLHDELRTGTLREIAESAGAKDFEAFCDWVDHNA
- a CDS encoding DUF7342 family protein, producing the protein MDLTDTPGDVRDTDEEPPDFDEWADPEEVLEGGSTRERMLDVVLQLREPTKVSTIADRADCDTETARDYLEWFASMGMVREIVGRPVRYVRNDSYLRWRRVEQIRNQYSEEEIVEELAETIEAAREYREQFDANSPNQVSLVDTNRDGEVEEVWEALSEWKTLEQRAALLDAARRDEYTPGGDVGRIDA
- the thrC gene encoding threonine synthase, with product MDHVTALECTLCGDRYDPGEIIYTCPNHPGVKGILDVRYDYDRIADRFDEPLDGGIDSQWKYRAFLPVPADADPVTLGEGGTDLLDAPRLGEALGVDARVKDDGRNPTGVLKDRATSVSVTKAREFDREVVTCASTGNAAASLAGYAARAGLDCRLFVPGDAPAGKLAQPLVYGADVLGVEGSYDEVYDLSMAATDRFGWYNRNAAVNPFQVEGKRTVGHELAEQTRGDVPDWVVFSMGDGCTIAGGWKGFREFADLGYVDETPKLLGVQAEGASAIHDAFHEHGDADDVAETLADSIAVGRPRNTVKACTALDESGGTSVTVSDSEILDAEALLGRTEGIYAEPAGAAPVAGVRKARTEGVIEAGESVVVVVTGNGLKDTESAMRAAGEVESIAPDIDDVIERYGADGGIAE
- a CDS encoding type II toxin-antitoxin system HicB family antitoxin, with the protein product MASSSQDGGAHDSEIRLWREDDWWIAKDVDTGVTSQGRSRETALENLDEAVALHRDEIGREPTDEELRDLGIDPAENSTGDEQPPDVLE
- a CDS encoding VanZ family protein, translated to MGLAQIWDKKLHFAAYAGFAYSLAYATVESRDRPRRRIGGVLATALLFGLAIELVQGPLPMRYYSVADLLANCIGASLVVPWFLVESQVRYCSPRRAFET
- a CDS encoding VOC family protein, translated to MTEPSAHHFGVTVTDLDRAVEFYEETLGLDMLDRFSVSGETFSEGVDVEGATGNFAHLDAGSARVELVEYDPEGEDRDTEHVNQPGAKHLGLVVDDLDDFYEDLPSDVQTLSEPKTTVSGTRILFLRDPEDNLVELIEA
- the aglM gene encoding UDP-glucose 6-dehydrogenase AglM; its protein translation is MNVSIVGSGYVGTTVAACLADYGHEVTNVDIDESTVDSINAGEAPIHEPGLDDLVAEYGGNQLNATTDYAAVRDTDVTFLALPTPSRDDGSIDLDIMEAGARSLGEALAAKDDPHVVVVKSTVVPGTTEDTIAPILEETSGKTLDQDTHVAMNPEFLREGSAVEDFQNPDKVVFGTRTDLANERLREVFDPLLADSDAALVETGLREAEMIKYANNAFLATKVSLVNELGNVCKEYGVDAYEVMEAIGLDDRIGERFLRSGVGWGGSCFPKDTAALIAAARDADYEPTLLDAAVEVNDKQPERMLDLLERHVDHAGRRVAVLGLAFKPGTDDTRNSRAIPIIEGLQERDAEVVAYDPVATENMRERFPDVEYADSAAAALADAHGALVVTDWDEFAALDDEFDAMADSVVVDGRRIVDRRDGLTYEGLTW
- a CDS encoding class I SAM-dependent methyltransferase translates to MTMWDERFREGEYPQNPETSPVLRRYIDALPDGRALDVATGTGRNAVFLAAHGYQVDGIDQSRAGLEIARENAVDRGVADRTNWIQADVPTYGFPDATYDVITISFYRAVDRFPDITEALAPGGVLFVQHHLRTSDPVDSGPSGDRYRFAANELLHACLDLTVLYYDERTEERSDGRTGALTQILARNSTGHRQSYPRVPPESSGDTDA